The proteins below are encoded in one region of Aeromonas jandaei:
- a CDS encoding YggT family protein, translating into MNTAYFLINTVFDLYLMVVLLRVWLQWARADFYNPMSQMVVKLTNPLVVPLRRVIPGLGGLDLASVVLALAVAFLKLALLKSMNVLLADWLSLSLFAVLTVLKKAGSMIFWVLLIRAILSWVSQGRNPIEYVMYQLTEPFLSPIRRVLPALGGLDLSVLVAFIGLQAINYLLGDLFGQLWWMI; encoded by the coding sequence ATGAACACCGCTTACTTTCTGATCAACACCGTTTTCGATCTCTACCTGATGGTGGTGCTGCTGCGCGTCTGGCTGCAGTGGGCGCGTGCCGACTTCTACAACCCCATGAGCCAGATGGTGGTCAAGCTGACCAACCCGCTGGTAGTGCCGCTACGCCGGGTTATCCCGGGTCTGGGAGGGCTGGATCTCGCCTCCGTGGTGCTGGCACTGGCTGTCGCCTTCCTCAAGCTGGCCCTGCTCAAGAGCATGAACGTGCTGCTGGCCGACTGGCTCAGTCTCAGCCTGTTTGCCGTGCTGACCGTGCTGAAGAAGGCCGGTTCGATGATCTTCTGGGTACTGCTGATCCGCGCCATCCTGAGCTGGGTCAGCCAGGGCCGCAACCCCATCGAATATGTGATGTACCAGCTGACCGAGCCCTTCCTCTCTCCGATCCGCCGCGTGCTGCCGGCGCTGGGCGGGCTGGATCTCTCGGTGCTGGTTGCCTTTATCGGGCTGCAGGCCATCAACTATCTGCTGGGCGACCTGTTCGGCCAGCTGTGGTGGATGATTTGA
- a CDS encoding NnrU family protein produces MILLTLGVALFTLIHLYPCFAAAHRARLRERLGENRYKGLFSLLVFVAIACIIAGWRTVRPFPLYFLPDWGPLAMMGMMPISLILFFSGQGPNHLRRWLVHPQLLGTLFWAIAHLLVNSEARSLVLFGGIGLWALVSIVWISVRDWQKYPRPEANWTGTGISVGAGLAATALLIFWGHGWLTGIPLH; encoded by the coding sequence ATGATCCTGCTGACTCTGGGCGTCGCGCTGTTTACCCTGATCCACCTCTATCCCTGTTTTGCAGCGGCGCATCGGGCACGGCTGCGCGAGCGGCTCGGGGAAAATCGCTACAAGGGGCTCTTCTCCCTGCTGGTTTTCGTTGCCATCGCCTGCATCATTGCCGGCTGGCGCACTGTCCGGCCATTTCCGCTCTATTTCCTGCCGGATTGGGGGCCGCTGGCCATGATGGGGATGATGCCCATCTCCCTCATTCTCTTTTTTTCGGGGCAGGGCCCCAACCATTTGCGCCGCTGGCTGGTTCATCCGCAGCTGCTCGGCACCCTGTTCTGGGCCATTGCCCACCTGCTGGTCAACAGCGAGGCGCGTTCACTGGTGCTGTTTGGCGGTATCGGGCTGTGGGCGCTGGTGAGCATCGTCTGGATTTCGGTGCGGGACTGGCAGAAGTATCCACGCCCCGAGGCCAACTGGACCGGTACCGGCATCAGTGTCGGGGCCGGGCTGGCGGCCACGGCGCTGCTCATCTTCTGGGGCCACGGTTGGCTGACCGGCATTCCTCTCCATTGA
- a CDS encoding YacL family protein codes for MDYEFRRDPFGGYRARFSMGHEAIGQWLIDEVGKDEEKIDELFTIIDQLSSRSRTEYRLTGGDYSLLLTHEEAEVKANVLNIELGEDLDDLAYYDDEQLAMCGLEDFAQVLTSWRAFIRNEDMG; via the coding sequence ATGGATTATGAATTTCGCCGCGACCCGTTCGGTGGTTATCGCGCCCGCTTCTCCATGGGCCATGAAGCCATCGGCCAGTGGCTGATCGACGAAGTGGGCAAAGATGAGGAGAAGATCGACGAGCTCTTCACCATCATCGACCAGCTATCCAGTCGGAGTCGCACCGAATACCGGCTCACCGGCGGGGATTACTCTCTGCTGCTGACCCACGAAGAGGCGGAGGTGAAAGCCAACGTCCTCAATATCGAACTGGGCGAGGATCTCGACGATCTCGCCTACTACGATGATGAACAGCTGGCCATGTGCGGGCTGGAAGACTTTGCCCAGGTGCTCACCTCCTGGCGCGCCTTTATCCGCAACGAGGATATGGGCTGA
- the yggU gene encoding DUF167 family protein YggU has translation MPAVLLQGDELVLHLMIQPKASRDQIVGLHGEELKVAITAPPVDGQANSHLIKFLAKQFKVAKGQVTIVRGELGRHKTVAIDSPKQLPPEVSALLDNPA, from the coding sequence ATGCCTGCCGTCCTGCTACAGGGGGATGAGCTGGTACTGCATCTGATGATCCAGCCCAAGGCGAGCCGGGATCAGATCGTCGGATTGCACGGAGAAGAGTTGAAAGTGGCCATCACGGCACCGCCCGTCGATGGCCAGGCCAACAGCCATTTGATCAAGTTTCTGGCCAAGCAGTTCAAGGTGGCCAAAGGGCAGGTCACCATAGTGCGGGGCGAGCTGGGGCGACACAAGACGGTCGCCATCGACAGCCCCAAACAGTTGCCACCGGAAGTGAGCGCTCTGCTGGACAATCCGGCCTGA
- a CDS encoding sphingomyelin phosphodiesterase encodes MQKPLSYAALLLVSQFPQLALADTDVYLTNNSPEPLQIDIRQSGTGQLQPGSQWLQHRTELGPWESAMVLSFNRYEGVKAGKSYLFETRVTTASGDVYRLNQLMEGTWWNTTLQHGGETPTSASGWQNDREIHRVAGPQELAFAAKFTGRYDDLHYMITPPQKREQPEPAENRLKVASYNVWALPVIASSIGERLALLPEHLKGYDALLLQEVFDGRREGFLQALAKEYPYQTRVLDKPGVNVHDGGVVIVSRYPIVREAQLVYPQCTGTDCFADKGVMYAEVIKGGKAWHLFATHTASFDTDEARKLRQTQFGQIRALAASLKIPASDTVIYGGDFNVNKRKFADDYAGMLANLNADEPAYGGYTEATFDPRINPYAGGPLSGGANVEYLDYLVVSREYGAVRHNLNTVWIPRSSAASLWPASNLSDHFPVKGEISR; translated from the coding sequence ATGCAGAAACCCCTCAGTTATGCCGCCCTGCTGCTGGTCAGCCAGTTCCCGCAACTGGCACTGGCCGATACCGATGTCTATCTCACCAACAACAGCCCTGAACCGCTCCAGATCGACATCCGCCAAAGCGGTACCGGCCAGCTGCAACCCGGCAGTCAGTGGCTTCAGCACCGCACCGAGCTGGGCCCATGGGAGAGTGCCATGGTGCTCAGCTTCAATCGCTATGAGGGGGTCAAGGCGGGCAAGAGCTATCTGTTCGAAACCCGCGTGACTACAGCGAGTGGCGACGTCTATCGGCTCAACCAGCTGATGGAGGGAACCTGGTGGAACACCACCTTGCAGCACGGCGGCGAGACGCCGACCAGCGCATCCGGCTGGCAAAACGATAGGGAGATCCATCGCGTGGCGGGGCCACAAGAGCTGGCCTTTGCCGCCAAGTTCACCGGCCGCTACGACGATCTGCACTATATGATCACGCCCCCCCAAAAACGGGAGCAGCCGGAACCGGCAGAAAACAGGCTCAAGGTGGCCAGCTACAACGTCTGGGCGCTGCCGGTGATCGCCTCCAGCATCGGTGAGCGGCTGGCTCTGCTGCCAGAGCATCTCAAGGGCTATGACGCCCTGCTGCTGCAAGAGGTATTCGATGGCCGCCGCGAGGGCTTTTTGCAGGCGCTGGCGAAAGAGTATCCCTACCAGACCAGGGTGCTCGACAAACCCGGGGTCAACGTCCACGACGGCGGTGTAGTGATCGTCAGCCGCTATCCGATAGTGCGGGAGGCACAGCTGGTCTATCCCCAATGCACCGGCACCGACTGCTTCGCCGACAAGGGGGTGATGTACGCCGAGGTGATCAAGGGGGGCAAAGCGTGGCACCTGTTCGCTACCCACACCGCCAGCTTCGACACCGACGAGGCGCGCAAGCTGCGCCAGACCCAGTTCGGCCAGATCCGCGCTCTGGCTGCCAGCCTGAAGATCCCCGCCAGCGACACCGTCATCTACGGCGGCGACTTCAACGTCAACAAACGCAAGTTTGCCGACGATTACGCCGGCATGCTGGCCAACCTCAATGCCGATGAGCCAGCCTACGGCGGCTATACCGAAGCGACCTTCGATCCCAGGATCAACCCCTATGCCGGCGGGCCGCTCTCGGGCGGAGCCAACGTCGAGTATCTGGACTATCTGGTGGTGAGCCGGGAGTACGGCGCCGTACGCCACAACCTCAACACGGTCTGGATCCCGCGCAGCAGCGCCGCCAGCCTCTGGCCCGCCAGCAACCTCTCCGATCACTTCCCGGTCAAGGGAGAGATAAGCCGATGA
- a CDS encoding GntP family permease, which produces MIPVTALGAIAALSIAIFLILKKVPPAYGMIVGALAGGLIGGADLSQTVALMIGGAQGITTAVMRILAAGVLAGVLIESGAATTIAETIVKKLGETRALLALALATMILTAVGVFVDVAVITVAPIALAIARRADLSKAAILLAMIGGGKAGNVMSPNPNAIAAADAFHLPLTSVMAAGIIPGLFGLVMAYWLAKRLNNKGSKVAADEVVSFEGTKLPGFAAAISAPLVAILLLALRPVAGIVVDPLIALPLGGLVGALMMGKFSKVNQFAVSGLSRMAPVAIMLLGTGTLAGIIANSGLKDVLISGLTASGLPSYLLAPISGALMSLATASTTAGTVVASNVFSSTLLELGVSALAGAAMIHAGATVFDHMPHGSFFHATGGSVHMGVGERLKLIPYETAVGLTIAAVSTLMFGVFGLA; this is translated from the coding sequence ATGATCCCGGTTACTGCCCTTGGCGCCATCGCGGCGCTCTCCATCGCCATCTTCCTCATTCTGAAGAAGGTTCCGCCCGCTTACGGCATGATCGTCGGCGCGCTCGCTGGCGGCCTGATCGGCGGCGCCGATCTCAGCCAGACCGTCGCCCTGATGATCGGCGGCGCCCAGGGGATCACCACTGCGGTGATGCGGATCCTGGCGGCCGGCGTACTGGCCGGCGTGCTGATCGAATCGGGTGCGGCTACCACCATCGCCGAGACCATTGTCAAGAAACTGGGTGAGACCCGCGCCCTGCTGGCGCTGGCGCTGGCGACCATGATCCTGACCGCGGTAGGTGTATTCGTGGACGTGGCAGTCATCACGGTGGCGCCCATCGCGCTGGCCATCGCCCGCCGTGCCGACCTCTCCAAGGCGGCCATCCTGCTGGCGATGATCGGCGGCGGCAAGGCGGGTAACGTCATGTCCCCCAACCCTAACGCTATTGCCGCGGCTGATGCCTTCCACCTGCCCCTGACCTCGGTCATGGCGGCCGGCATCATCCCGGGCCTGTTTGGTCTGGTGATGGCTTACTGGCTGGCCAAGCGTCTGAACAACAAGGGCAGCAAGGTTGCCGCTGACGAGGTGGTGAGCTTCGAGGGCACCAAACTGCCAGGCTTTGCCGCCGCCATCAGTGCGCCGCTGGTTGCCATCCTGCTGCTGGCCCTGCGCCCGGTCGCCGGTATCGTGGTGGATCCGCTGATTGCGCTGCCGCTCGGTGGTCTGGTCGGTGCCCTGATGATGGGCAAGTTCAGCAAGGTGAACCAGTTTGCGGTCTCCGGTCTCTCCCGCATGGCACCGGTGGCCATCATGCTGCTGGGTACCGGTACTCTGGCGGGCATCATTGCCAACTCCGGCCTGAAGGATGTGCTGATCAGCGGCCTGACCGCCTCCGGTCTGCCCTCCTACCTGCTGGCCCCCATCTCCGGTGCCCTGATGTCGCTGGCAACCGCCTCGACTACCGCCGGTACTGTAGTGGCTTCCAACGTATTCAGCTCCACCCTGCTTGAACTGGGCGTCAGCGCGCTGGCGGGTGCCGCCATGATCCATGCCGGTGCCACCGTGTTTGACCATATGCCCCACGGCTCCTTCTTTCATGCTACTGGCGGCAGCGTCCACATGGGCGTGGGTGAGCGACTCAAGCTTATCCCCTACGAAACCGCGGTCGGTCTGACCATTGCAGCTGTCTCTACCCTGATGTTTGGCGTGTTTGGCCTCGCCTAA
- a CDS encoding sugar diacid recognition domain-containing protein, whose product MQLNDTLARQIVSRAMKILSFSVNVMDEHGLIIASGNPERLHQRHEGAVLALTENRVVEISEATARELKGVRPGINLPIAYQGELLGVIGISGDPDIVRAYAELVRMTAELILEQAALTEQLQWDKRHKEELVLQLIRGEGRVDQLQQAARFLGLDLGQPRVVAVLALEESDPARLRELVHLLENPERDNLVAINGLDEIVVLKPAQLSDGLWQSAQERSRIRQLLARIPHFKVRIGVGDYFAGIDGLARSYQTARDTLRHGMRQAPRKQVYFFEDYRLPVLLGSLADSWQADQLRTPLQKLAREDGKGALQKTLRQYFLQDCDLHRCAEALFIHPNTLRYRLSRIEQITGLNFNKLDDKFLLYLGLNLDL is encoded by the coding sequence ATGCAGCTAAACGATACCCTGGCGCGCCAGATTGTGAGCCGGGCGATGAAGATCCTGTCGTTCTCGGTCAACGTGATGGACGAACACGGTCTCATCATTGCGTCCGGCAATCCGGAGCGGCTCCATCAGCGTCACGAGGGGGCCGTGCTGGCGCTGACCGAAAACCGGGTGGTGGAGATCAGCGAAGCGACCGCCCGCGAGCTCAAGGGGGTGCGTCCCGGCATCAATTTGCCCATCGCCTATCAGGGGGAGCTGCTGGGGGTCATCGGTATCTCCGGAGATCCGGACATCGTTCGAGCTTACGCCGAGCTGGTACGAATGACTGCCGAGCTGATCCTGGAGCAGGCGGCGCTCACCGAACAGCTGCAGTGGGACAAGCGCCACAAGGAGGAGCTGGTGCTGCAGCTCATTCGTGGTGAGGGGCGGGTCGATCAGCTGCAGCAGGCGGCCCGCTTCCTCGGGCTCGATCTCGGCCAGCCGCGGGTGGTGGCGGTGCTGGCACTGGAGGAGAGCGATCCGGCCCGACTGCGAGAGCTGGTACATCTGCTGGAGAACCCTGAGCGGGACAATCTGGTGGCCATCAACGGTCTTGACGAGATAGTGGTGCTAAAACCGGCCCAGCTCAGCGACGGCCTCTGGCAATCGGCGCAGGAGCGCAGCCGCATCAGGCAGCTGCTGGCGCGCATCCCCCACTTCAAGGTGCGGATCGGGGTGGGGGATTACTTCGCCGGGATCGACGGGCTGGCGCGCTCCTACCAGACTGCGCGCGATACATTGCGCCACGGCATGCGCCAAGCGCCGCGCAAGCAGGTCTACTTCTTCGAGGATTACCGCTTGCCGGTGCTGCTCGGCAGTCTGGCGGACTCCTGGCAGGCGGATCAGCTGCGCACACCGCTGCAGAAACTGGCCAGGGAAGATGGCAAGGGGGCGCTGCAGAAGACCCTGCGCCAATATTTCTTGCAGGATTGTGATCTGCATCGCTGTGCCGAGGCCTTGTTCATTCACCCCAATACCCTGCGTTACCGGCTAAGCCGGATCGAGCAGATAACCGGATTGAATTTCAACAAGTTAGACGACAAATTTTTGCTCTATCTCGGCCTTAACCTCGACTTGTGA
- a CDS encoding LysR family transcriptional regulator → MVIFDALVREQGISAAARRLGVSKSHISKQLALLETALGAQLVQRTTRRFALTELGQEYARHCHALVAVAQEANSMIAERRGKVSGVLHLGVGQSFGRLHVIPHLKAFQDRYPELELEVSLFDHKTNLVDEGLDLWLTTYEDKPEGLVGQRLADIGFVLAASPDYLLSHGTPLHPKELAQHNCITYQSRERRYHQWSFRQGKERQTVQVAGNYRVDMAEAVRDAALAGLGIAYIANYLLDKELQSGKLIPLLPEWRPNQQMAVHAVYARREHLDPKIRLFIDFLKARFGPEPYWEQRLAPWLGGRLSGSEE, encoded by the coding sequence ATGGTGATCTTCGATGCGCTGGTGCGCGAGCAGGGGATCTCTGCTGCCGCCCGTCGTCTCGGCGTCTCCAAATCTCACATCAGCAAGCAGCTGGCGCTGCTGGAGACCGCCCTTGGCGCCCAGCTGGTACAGCGTACTACCCGTCGCTTCGCCCTGACCGAGCTGGGTCAGGAGTATGCCCGCCACTGCCATGCGCTGGTGGCGGTGGCGCAGGAGGCGAACTCGATGATCGCCGAGCGGCGCGGCAAGGTGAGTGGCGTGCTCCATCTCGGGGTGGGCCAATCTTTCGGGCGGCTGCATGTCATTCCCCATCTCAAGGCGTTTCAGGATCGTTATCCCGAGCTTGAGCTGGAGGTCTCCCTGTTCGATCACAAAACCAATCTGGTGGACGAAGGGCTGGATCTCTGGCTGACCACCTATGAGGACAAACCGGAAGGGCTGGTCGGGCAGCGGCTGGCCGATATCGGCTTCGTGCTGGCGGCCTCGCCGGATTACCTGTTGAGCCACGGCACGCCGCTCCACCCGAAAGAGCTGGCCCAGCACAACTGCATCACCTATCAGAGCCGGGAGCGGCGCTATCACCAGTGGTCGTTCCGTCAGGGCAAGGAGCGCCAGACGGTGCAGGTTGCTGGCAACTATCGGGTCGACATGGCGGAAGCGGTGCGCGATGCGGCGTTGGCCGGACTTGGCATCGCCTATATCGCCAACTACTTGCTGGACAAGGAGTTACAGAGCGGCAAGCTGATCCCGCTGCTGCCGGAGTGGCGGCCGAATCAGCAGATGGCGGTACACGCCGTCTATGCCCGGCGCGAACATCTGGATCCCAAGATCCGTCTCTTTATCGATTTCCTCAAGGCCCGCTTTGGCCCGGAACCCTACTGGGAGCAGCGGCTGGCCCCCTGGCTCGGTGGTCGATTGTCCGGCAGTGAGGAATAA
- a CDS encoding NupC/NupG family nucleoside CNT transporter, with translation MIALLGILSILALAVICSDNRRRIPLRTVGLALCLQVMFAALVLWLPAGQHVLNGVSESVSSVIGYGQEGIAFLFGDLAKFKLGFIFAFNVLPVIIFFSAVIAILYHIGIMPRVIALLGGGLQKLLGTGRAESLSATANIFVGMVEAPLVVKPYLSKMSDSQFFAVMSCGLASVAGGTLVGYASIGVELKYLIAAAFMSAPAGLAMAKILVPPSVEEVDHHQDVEIPRATNVIEAAADGAMAGLNIAVAVGATLLAFVGVIAMLNGLLGWAGGLVGLDLSFQIILGWLFAPVSWLIGVPWEQAQAAGALIGTKIVVNEFVAFIALVQDQTLSESSKAIVTFALCGFANISSMAILIGGLGAMVPERKGFIARYGMRAILSGVLANLMSASLASIFLAL, from the coding sequence ATGATTGCCCTGCTCGGCATCCTGAGTATCCTGGCGCTTGCCGTGATCTGCTCTGATAATCGTCGTCGTATCCCGTTGCGAACAGTTGGCCTTGCCCTCTGCCTGCAGGTCATGTTTGCTGCGCTGGTGCTCTGGCTGCCTGCTGGTCAGCACGTGCTGAACGGGGTGAGCGAGAGTGTCAGCAGCGTGATTGGCTACGGTCAGGAGGGGATCGCCTTCCTGTTTGGCGATCTGGCCAAGTTCAAGCTGGGCTTCATCTTTGCCTTCAACGTGCTGCCGGTCATCATCTTCTTCTCCGCGGTGATCGCCATCCTCTATCACATCGGCATCATGCCGCGGGTCATCGCCCTGCTGGGCGGCGGTCTGCAGAAGCTGCTGGGCACAGGCCGTGCCGAGAGCCTCTCCGCCACTGCCAACATCTTCGTCGGCATGGTAGAAGCGCCGCTGGTGGTCAAACCCTATCTCTCCAAGATGTCCGACTCCCAGTTCTTCGCGGTGATGAGCTGTGGTCTCGCCTCTGTCGCGGGCGGCACTCTGGTCGGTTACGCCAGCATCGGGGTCGAGCTGAAATACCTGATTGCGGCCGCCTTCATGTCCGCGCCAGCCGGTCTGGCGATGGCCAAGATCCTGGTGCCGCCGAGTGTTGAAGAGGTGGATCACCATCAGGATGTCGAGATCCCCCGCGCCACCAACGTGATTGAAGCGGCTGCCGATGGTGCCATGGCCGGCCTCAATATCGCCGTGGCGGTCGGTGCGACCCTGCTGGCCTTCGTCGGTGTGATCGCCATGCTCAACGGTCTGCTCGGCTGGGCTGGCGGTCTGGTGGGGCTGGATCTGAGCTTCCAGATCATTCTGGGTTGGTTGTTTGCCCCGGTATCCTGGTTGATCGGTGTACCCTGGGAGCAGGCACAGGCTGCCGGTGCTCTGATCGGTACCAAGATCGTGGTCAACGAGTTCGTCGCCTTCATCGCTCTGGTGCAGGATCAGACCCTGAGCGAGTCGAGCAAGGCCATCGTCACCTTCGCCCTGTGCGGCTTCGCCAATATCTCCTCCATGGCCATCCTGATCGGCGGTCTGGGCGCCATGGTGCCGGAGCGCAAAGGCTTTATCGCTCGTTACGGCATGCGTGCCATCCTCTCCGGCGTGCTGGCCAACCTGATGAGCGCCTCCCTCGCAAGCATCTTCCTCGCCCTGTAA
- a CDS encoding DUF4426 domain-containing protein, which yields MKTAWMSCLLALLMTLPLRAEQMKELGPWQVHYNAFNSSFLTPEVAKTYGLERSRYNGIINIAVQDKQGKAQAVSVTGEAKNLTGTIRNLSFQEVKEGDAIYYLATLPYRNEDTYQFTLKIMGGGQQQVLTFQQTFYVD from the coding sequence ATGAAAACAGCCTGGATGAGCTGCCTGTTGGCTCTGCTGATGACCCTGCCCCTGCGGGCTGAACAGATGAAGGAGCTGGGCCCCTGGCAGGTGCACTACAACGCCTTCAACTCCAGCTTCCTCACTCCCGAGGTGGCCAAAACCTACGGTCTGGAGCGCAGCCGCTACAACGGCATCATCAACATTGCGGTGCAGGACAAGCAGGGCAAGGCCCAGGCTGTTTCCGTCACCGGCGAGGCCAAGAACCTCACTGGCACCATCCGCAACCTCAGCTTCCAGGAGGTCAAGGAGGGGGATGCCATCTACTATCTGGCAACCCTCCCCTACCGCAATGAAGATACCTACCAGTTCACCTTGAAGATCATGGGGGGCGGTCAGCAGCAGGTCCTCACCTTCCAGCAAACCTTCTACGTTGACTGA
- a CDS encoding glutathione peroxidase, whose translation MKWLALLLLLGSGMASAACPDYFNVEMRELNSTQRHNLCQLTEGKVVLVVNTASYCGYSGQFRDLEKLYQSYKDKGLIILGFPSNDFWQEAGNENKTAEVCRRDYGVTFPMFNRVAVRGSDAVPLFKGLAAAADGDEPSWNFHKYLVGRDGKLIASYGANQNPSDDPLKLQITRALAR comes from the coding sequence ATGAAATGGTTAGCGCTGTTGTTGCTGCTTGGCAGTGGCATGGCATCTGCCGCCTGTCCCGACTATTTCAATGTGGAGATGCGCGAGCTCAATAGCACCCAGCGCCACAATCTCTGTCAGCTGACCGAGGGCAAGGTGGTGCTGGTGGTCAATACCGCCTCCTACTGCGGCTATAGCGGCCAGTTTCGCGATCTGGAGAAGCTTTATCAGAGCTACAAGGACAAGGGGCTGATTATTCTCGGTTTCCCCTCCAACGACTTCTGGCAGGAGGCGGGCAACGAGAACAAGACCGCCGAGGTGTGCCGCCGCGACTATGGCGTGACTTTCCCCATGTTCAACCGGGTGGCTGTGCGTGGTTCTGATGCCGTGCCGCTGTTCAAGGGGCTGGCGGCGGCCGCAGATGGCGATGAACCGAGCTGGAACTTCCACAAGTATCTGGTGGGGCGCGATGGCAAGCTGATTGCCAGCTACGGCGCCAACCAGAATCCGTCTGATGATCCCCTCAAGTTGCAGATCACCCGGGCGCTGGCGCGCTGA
- the proC gene encoding pyrroline-5-carboxylate reductase has protein sequence MQQHRTLAFIGAGNMSRSIIAGLVKAGYPATLITAANPSQPKLDALANDYGICTTRSNAEAARHAEVIVLAVKPQLMAGMLAALVAELGSLAGKLLVSIAAGIKVARLAEMAGGHDRIIRTMPNTPALLGLGMTGLYAPEHIAAADRDFAEQMMQAVGKTLWVEQESGINSVIAAAGSAPAYFFLFMQAIAEEAEAMGFSPEQARQLVQQTALGAAAMVEQNPELSLQTLREQVTSKGGTTAEAIKTFQQQGLMPLTANAMQAAVARAAEMETLF, from the coding sequence ATGCAACAGCACAGGACGCTCGCCTTCATCGGCGCAGGCAACATGAGCCGCAGCATCATCGCCGGTCTGGTCAAGGCGGGTTATCCGGCAACGCTTATCACTGCCGCCAACCCGAGCCAGCCCAAACTGGATGCGCTGGCCAACGACTACGGCATTTGCACCACCCGGTCCAATGCCGAGGCTGCCCGCCATGCCGAGGTGATCGTGCTGGCGGTCAAACCACAGCTGATGGCCGGCATGCTGGCAGCACTGGTTGCCGAGCTGGGCTCCCTTGCGGGCAAGCTGCTCGTCTCCATCGCGGCCGGCATCAAGGTTGCTCGCCTTGCCGAGATGGCCGGTGGTCACGACCGTATCATCCGCACCATGCCCAATACCCCGGCCCTGCTGGGTCTGGGCATGACTGGCCTCTATGCGCCCGAGCATATTGCCGCCGCAGATCGCGACTTTGCCGAGCAGATGATGCAGGCGGTCGGCAAGACTCTCTGGGTAGAGCAGGAGTCCGGCATCAACAGCGTCATCGCCGCTGCCGGCAGCGCCCCGGCCTACTTCTTCCTCTTTATGCAGGCGATCGCCGAAGAGGCAGAAGCGATGGGCTTCTCACCCGAGCAGGCACGCCAGCTGGTGCAGCAGACCGCCCTCGGTGCAGCCGCCATGGTGGAGCAAAATCCCGAACTGTCGCTGCAAACCCTGCGTGAACAGGTCACCAGCAAGGGCGGCACAACCGCCGAAGCCATCAAGACATTCCAGCAGCAGGGGCTGATGCCGCTGACTGCCAACGCCATGCAGGCAGCCGTAGCTCGCGCCGCCGAAATGGAAACTCTTTTCTGA
- a CDS encoding glycerate kinase yields the protein MKIVIAPDSFKESLSAMAVADAIEAGFKQVLPNATYVKLPMADGGEGTVQSLVDATGGRILPVEVTAPLGNKVQGFVGLLGDGQRAVIEMAAASGIHLVAPEQRNPLLTSSFGTGELILAALKMGVKHLILGIGGSATNDGGAGMIQALGGKLLKADGSAIELGGAGLAGLATIDLSGLDPRLGELVIEVACDVNNPLCGPKGASAVFGPQKGATPEMVQQLDANLSRYADCIEQALGKQVKDIPGAGAAGGMGAALVGLLGAELKPGIQIVIEALKLADEVADADLVITGEGRIDSQTIHGKTPIGVARCAKQFGKPVIGISGCLTDDCGVVHEHGLDAVFAVVNRAMSLPEALETASTNIQLTARNVAALYQLKG from the coding sequence ATGAAAATTGTTATTGCCCCCGATTCATTCAAGGAGAGCCTGAGCGCCATGGCGGTGGCTGATGCCATCGAGGCCGGTTTCAAACAGGTGTTGCCGAACGCCACCTACGTCAAATTGCCGATGGCCGATGGCGGCGAGGGCACGGTGCAGTCACTGGTCGATGCCACCGGAGGCCGCATTCTGCCGGTCGAAGTGACTGCCCCCCTTGGCAACAAGGTACAGGGTTTTGTCGGCTTGCTGGGCGATGGCCAGCGCGCTGTTATCGAGATGGCCGCCGCCTCCGGTATCCATCTGGTCGCTCCCGAGCAGCGCAATCCGCTGCTCACCTCCAGCTTCGGGACCGGTGAGCTGATCCTGGCCGCGCTGAAGATGGGAGTGAAGCACCTCATCCTCGGTATCGGTGGTAGTGCCACCAATGACGGCGGTGCCGGTATGATCCAGGCGCTCGGCGGCAAGTTGCTCAAAGCCGATGGCTCAGCCATCGAGCTGGGTGGCGCCGGTCTCGCCGGGCTTGCGACCATCGATCTGAGCGGTCTGGACCCGCGTCTGGGCGAGCTGGTTATCGAGGTGGCGTGCGATGTGAACAACCCGCTGTGCGGCCCGAAAGGCGCCTCCGCGGTGTTTGGCCCGCAGAAGGGGGCGACCCCGGAGATGGTGCAGCAGCTTGATGCCAACCTTTCCCGTTATGCCGACTGCATCGAGCAGGCCCTTGGCAAACAGGTGAAGGATATTCCGGGGGCGGGCGCTGCCGGTGGTATGGGGGCCGCGCTGGTCGGTCTGCTCGGTGCCGAGCTCAAGCCCGGTATCCAGATCGTCATCGAAGCCCTGAAACTGGCTGATGAAGTGGCCGATGCGGATCTGGTCATTACCGGTGAAGGTCGTATCGACAGCCAGACCATCCACGGCAAGACGCCAATCGGTGTCGCACGCTGTGCCAAGCAGTTCGGCAAGCCGGTGATCGGTATCTCCGGCTGTCTGACCGACGATTGCGGCGTGGTGCACGAGCACGGGCTGGATGCGGTATTCGCCGTGGTCAACCGTGCCATGTCTCTGCCGGAAGCACTGGAGACCGCCAGCACCAACATTCAGCTGACTGCGCGCAACGTCGCGGCACTCTATCAGCTCAAGGGCTGA